The Hevea brasiliensis isolate MT/VB/25A 57/8 chromosome 1, ASM3005281v1, whole genome shotgun sequence genome has a window encoding:
- the LOC110641544 gene encoding developmentally-regulated G-protein 2: protein MGIIEKIKEIEAEMARTQKNKATEYHLGQLKAKIAKLRTQLLEPPKGSSGGGDGFEVTKYGHGRVALIGFPSVGKSTLLTLLTGTHSEAASYEFTTLTCIPGIIHYNDTKIQLLDLPGIIEGASEGKGRGRQVIAVSKSSDIVLMVLDASKSEGHRQILTRELEAVGLRLNKRPPQIYFKKKKTGGISFNSTIPLTHVDEKLCYQILHEYKIHNAEVLFREDATVDDLIDVIEGNRKYMKCIYVYNKIDVIGIDDVDKLARQPNSIVISCNLKLNLDRLLAKMWEEMGLVRVYTKPQGQQPDFTDPVVLSVDRGGCTVEDFCNHIHRSLVKDVKYVLVWGLSARHYPQHCGLSHVLQDEDVVQIVKKKEKEDGGRGRFKSHSTAPARISDREKKAPLKT from the exons ATGGGGATAATCGAGAAGATTAAAGAAATCGAAGCCGAGATGGCTCGAACCCAGAAAAATAAAGCTACAG AGTATCATCTTGGTCAGCTCAAGGCAAAGATAGCAAAGCTAAGGACACAACTGTTGGAGCCTCCTAAG GGTTCTAGCGGTGGTGGAGATGGTTTTGAAGTTACGAAATATGGCCATGGACGTGTTGCACTGATAGGATTTCCAAG TGTTGGGAAGTCAACTCTCTTGACATTGTTAACTGGCACTCACTCTGAAGCTGCATCATATGAGTTCACAACACTTACCTGTATTCCTGGTATTATACACTATAATGATACTAAAATTCAGCTGCTTGACCTTCCTGGAATTATTGAAGGTGCTTCAGAAGGCAAGGGACGTGGAAGACAG GTTATTGCTGTTTCCAAGTCTTCAGACATAGTGTTGATGGTTCTTGATGCCTCAAAA AGTGAGGGCCATCGGCAAATATTGACGAGAGAACTGGAAGCTGTGGGTTTGCGTTTGAACAAGAGACCACCTCAA ATTTACTTCAAGAAGAAAAAAACTGGTGGCATCTCTTTCAACAGCACTATACCTTTAACTCATGTAGATGAGAAGCTCTGTTATCAAATTTTACATGAATACAAAATTCACAATGCAGAG GTGCTATTTCGTGAGGATGCCACAGTTGATGATCTCATCGATGTCATTGAGGGTAACCGCAAATACATGAAATGTATATATGTTTACAACAAGATAGATGTTATTGGTATTGATGATGTGGACAAGTTAGCTCGCCAACCAAATTCTATTGTCATTAGCTGCAATTTGAAG CTCAACTTAGACAGACTACTTGCAAAGATGTGGGAAGAAATGGGCCTAGTGAGAGTCTATACAAAACCGCAAGGCCAGCAACCTGATTTCACTGATCCTGTAGTACTTTCAGTT GATAGAGGTGGCTGCACAGTTGAAGACTTCTGTAATCACATACACAGGAGTTTAGTGAAGGATGTGAAGTATGTTCTTGTGTGGGGCTTGAGTGCACGACACTACCCTCAACACTGTGGCCTTAGTCATGTTCTCCAAGATGAGGATGTGGTTCAAATTGTCAAGAAAAAG
- the LOC110641526 gene encoding telomere repeat-binding protein 6 — protein sequence MKLVEGVSRHGAGRWSEIKRLAFASYSYRTSVDLKGKWRNLQKASLAQISSNKGINSRKNVTSMPIPEPILLRVRELAEMQSPVPPSLSSSKVAGNSVHEKQSGYF from the exons ATGAAGCTAGTTGAGGGTGTATCCAGGCATGGGGCTGGAAGGTGGTCTGAGATCAAACGGCTTGCATTTGCATCCTATTCGTATCGCACCTCTGTTGATCTCAAG ggTAAATGGAGAAATCTACAGAAAGCTAGCCTTGCACAGATATCTTCAAATAAAGGG ATAAATTCCCGAAAAAATGTCACTTCAATGCCGATTCCTGAACCGATTTTATTGAGGGTTAGAGAGCTTGCTGAGATGCAGTCACCGGTTCCACCAAGTCTAAGCTCAAGCAAGGTGGCTGGAAATAGTGTACATGAAAAACAATCAGGTTACTTTTAA
- the LOC110650914 gene encoding telomere repeat-binding protein 6-like isoform X1 — MALLKFNPSRMGMTVTLVKEALGAHNFLQDNDEKVQSAPAQVQQRFLGVPDKDIQFSATGAVKGHKVLKQVDSTGDSDDNVVSVPTSKGGIRRKHHRAWTLSEVMKLVQGVSRYGAGRWSEIKRLAFASYSYRTSVDLKDKWRNLLKASLAQISSNKGINSRKNVTSMRIPEPILLRVRELC; from the exons ATGGCTCTTCTG AAGTTCAATCCAAGTAGGATGGGCATGACAGTTACACTGGTAAAGGAGGCACTTGGTGCACATAATTTTCTACAAGATAATGATGAGAAAGTGCAATCTGCCCCTGCACAGGTTCAGCAAAGG TTCCTAGGTGTACCAGACAAAGATATACAGTTCTCAGCAACAGGTGCAGTCAAGGGCCATAAGGTGCTGAAACAAGTAGATTCAACTGGGGATTCAGACGATAATGTAGTTTCTGTGCCCACATCCAAAGGTGGAATTAGAAGGAAACATCATCGAGCTTGGACTCTCTCTGAGGTTATGAAGCTAGTTCAGGGTGTATCTAGGTATGGGGCTGGAAGGTGGTCTGAGATCAAACGGCTTGCATTTGCATCCTATTCGTATCGCACCTCCGTTGATCTCAAG GATAAATGGAGGAATCTACTGAAAGCTAGCCTTGCACAGATATCTTCAAATAAAGGG ATAAATTCCCGAAAAAATGTCACTTCAATGCGGATTCCTGAACCCATTTTATTGAGAGTTAGAGAGCTTTGCTGA
- the LOC110650914 gene encoding telomere repeat-binding protein 1-like isoform X3 has product MALLKFNPSRMGMTVTLVKEALGAHNFLQDNDEKVQSAPAQVQQRFLGVPDKDIQFSATGAVKGHKVLKQVDSTGDSDDNRAWTLSEVMKLVQGVSRYGAGRWSEIKRLAFASYSYRTSVDLKDKWRNLLKASLAQISSNKGINSRKNVTSMRIPEPILLRVRELC; this is encoded by the exons ATGGCTCTTCTG AAGTTCAATCCAAGTAGGATGGGCATGACAGTTACACTGGTAAAGGAGGCACTTGGTGCACATAATTTTCTACAAGATAATGATGAGAAAGTGCAATCTGCCCCTGCACAGGTTCAGCAAAGG TTCCTAGGTGTACCAGACAAAGATATACAGTTCTCAGCAACAGGTGCAGTCAAGGGCCATAAGGTGCTGAAACAAGTAGATTCAACTGGGGATTCAGACGATAAT CGAGCTTGGACTCTCTCTGAGGTTATGAAGCTAGTTCAGGGTGTATCTAGGTATGGGGCTGGAAGGTGGTCTGAGATCAAACGGCTTGCATTTGCATCCTATTCGTATCGCACCTCCGTTGATCTCAAG GATAAATGGAGGAATCTACTGAAAGCTAGCCTTGCACAGATATCTTCAAATAAAGGG ATAAATTCCCGAAAAAATGTCACTTCAATGCGGATTCCTGAACCCATTTTATTGAGAGTTAGAGAGCTTTGCTGA
- the LOC110650914 gene encoding telomere repeat-binding protein 6-like isoform X2 yields the protein MDTKKFNPSRMGMTVTLVKEALGAHNFLQDNDEKVQSAPAQVQQRFLGVPDKDIQFSATGAVKGHKVLKQVDSTGDSDDNVVSVPTSKGGIRRKHHRAWTLSEVMKLVQGVSRYGAGRWSEIKRLAFASYSYRTSVDLKDKWRNLLKASLAQISSNKGINSRKNVTSMRIPEPILLRVRELC from the exons AAGTTCAATCCAAGTAGGATGGGCATGACAGTTACACTGGTAAAGGAGGCACTTGGTGCACATAATTTTCTACAAGATAATGATGAGAAAGTGCAATCTGCCCCTGCACAGGTTCAGCAAAGG TTCCTAGGTGTACCAGACAAAGATATACAGTTCTCAGCAACAGGTGCAGTCAAGGGCCATAAGGTGCTGAAACAAGTAGATTCAACTGGGGATTCAGACGATAATGTAGTTTCTGTGCCCACATCCAAAGGTGGAATTAGAAGGAAACATCATCGAGCTTGGACTCTCTCTGAGGTTATGAAGCTAGTTCAGGGTGTATCTAGGTATGGGGCTGGAAGGTGGTCTGAGATCAAACGGCTTGCATTTGCATCCTATTCGTATCGCACCTCCGTTGATCTCAAG GATAAATGGAGGAATCTACTGAAAGCTAGCCTTGCACAGATATCTTCAAATAAAGGG ATAAATTCCCGAAAAAATGTCACTTCAATGCGGATTCCTGAACCCATTTTATTGAGAGTTAGAGAGCTTTGCTGA
- the LOC131182214 gene encoding uncharacterized protein LOC131182214: protein MAFDDEYQEEDSYPDGCESQWSYDSENKGYVKLLDKYDSQIKESDCFDFDPLPGLPKVFGLAYTVRLHRDDIFSNRCKEALKYAIEKENEKGANLIFEIIEHANMHLPG from the exons ATGGCTTTCGACGATGAGTATCAAGAGGAAGATAGTTACCCCGACGGTTGCGAGTCACAGTGGTCTTATGACTCGGAAAACAAGGGCTATGTGAAATTATTGGACAAATACGATAGCCAGATTAAAGAAAGCGAT TGTTTTGATTTCGACCCTTTGCCTGGGCTGCCCAAAGTATTTGGTCTTGCTTATACTGTGAGGCTCCATCGTGATGATATCTTCTCTAACAGGTGCAAAGAGGCCCTTAAATATGCAATTGAGAAGGAGAATGAAAAG GGTGCAAATCTTATCTTCGAGATAATTGAACACGCAAATATGCATTTACCTGGTTAG